From one Lycium ferocissimum isolate CSIRO_LF1 chromosome 7, AGI_CSIRO_Lferr_CH_V1, whole genome shotgun sequence genomic stretch:
- the LOC132063625 gene encoding putative calcium-transporting ATPase 13, plasma membrane-type, which translates to MAVQSSKYSDTIMFLSNDRDISPGKFKPQKRLQLVFRAIYFVCFLTKKKIARNTIVSSQLLRNPSYVINIESVNDHEQELSDGINKEALAKLVRERDFNGLLQFGGARRVVEILGSDLKAGLTMHENELKQRKETFGSNIYDKPPAKSFLSFVVDAFKDTTIIILLVCAVFSLGFGIKQHGPKEGWYDGGSIIVAVVLVLAVSSVSNFKQSRQFLKLSDESKDIKVEVVRDGRRQEVSIFDIVVGDVVCLKIGDQIPADGLFLDGHSLQVDESSMTGESDHVQINKTQNPFLVCGTKVMDGYGRMLVTSVGKNNAWGQMMCTVTDDKNEQTPLQHRLNKLTKYIGNVGLLVAFLVLITLMIRYFTGHSENDSGQKEFVGSKTKADDIMHSLIRIIAAAVTIIVVAIPEGLPLAVTLTLAYSMRRMMLDNAMVRKLSACETMGSATTICTDKTGTLTLNQMQVTEFWLGTEMITMMTSQIAPEVLELLQGAAGLNTTGDVYTTPSGPPEISGGPTEKAILSWAMTSLLVNFDELKQEYQILHVEVFNSQKKRSGVMVAKKNTGKVHAHWKGAAEMILAMCSTYYVKSGRVSPIDHEERKELELRIKYMASKSLRCIAFAYKESNAESQILEETELTLLGLVGLKDPCRPGVKEAVESCRAAGVSIKMITGDNVFTAKAIAFECGILQPGEDMNIAVIEGPAFRNYSQEERMEIVEKIRVMARSSPFDKLLMVECLKQKGHVVAVTGDGTNDAPALKAADVGLSMGIQGTEVAKESSDIVILDDNFNTVVTVLKWGRCVYNNIQKFIQFQLTVNVAALVINFVAAASSGEVPLTAVQLLWVNLIMDTLGALALATERPSSDLMNKQPVGRTEPLITGVMWRNLLAQALYQVTVLLILQFKGSAIFHVNKKVKDTLIFNTFVLCQVFNEFNARNLEKKNIFHGILKNRLFVGIVGMTIFLQVIMVEFLRRFADTERLNWTQWAACIGISSLSWPIGWIIKCVPVSKTNENFNT; encoded by the exons ATGGCTGTACAGTCATCCAAATACAGTGATACCATCATGTTTTTAAGCAATGACAGGGACATATCCCCGGGAAAATTTAAACCTCAGAAGAGGTTGCAGTTAGTTTTTAGAGccatatattttgtgtgtttCTTGACCAAGAAAAAGATTGCTAGAAACACAATAGTCAGTTCTCAGTTGTTGCGCAATCCGTCCTACGTTATCAACATTGAAAGCGTCAATGATCATGAGCAAGAACTCTCTGATGGCATCAACAAAGAAGCACTTGCCAAGTTGGTTAGAGAGAGAGACTTCAATGGCCTCCTTCAATTTGGAGGAGCGCGACGAGTCGTAGAAATTCTTGGATCAGACCTGAAAGCCGGTTTAACAATGCATGAGAATGAACTAAAACAAAgaaaggaaacttttggttcCAACATTTATGACAAACCACCAGCCAAGAGTTTCTTGAGTTTTGTGGTTGATGCTTTCAAAGACACCACCATTATCATCCTTCTGGTATGTGCCGTTTTCTCCCTTGGCTTTGGGATTAAACAGCATGGGCCTAAGGAAGGATGGTATGATGGCGGGAGTATCATCGTTGCAGTTGTTCTTGTCCTTGCAGTCTCATCTGTCAGTAACTTCAAACAAAGCAGACAGTTTCTGAAGCTTTCGGATGAAAGCAAGGATATCAAAGTCGAGGTAGTGAGAGACGGACGTAGACAGGAAGTATCAAtctttgatattgttgttggtgatgttgTCTGCCTCAAAATTGGCGATCAGATACCAGCAGATGGACTCTTTTTGGATGGCCACTCACTGCAAGTAGATGAGTCCAGTATGACAG GTGAAAGTGATCACGTTCAAATCAACAAGACACAAAACCCATTTTTGGTGTGCGGAACAAAAGTAATGGACGGATATGGACGCATGCTTGTCACATCAGTAGGGAAGAATAATGCATGGGGTCAGATGATGTGCACAGTAACAGATGACAAGAATGAGCAAACGCCACTGCAACATCGGCTAAACAAGCTTACTAAATATATAGGGAACGTTGGTCTGTTGGTGGCTTTTCTTGTTCTAATCACCTTAATGATCCGTTACTTCACGGGGCATTCTGAAAATGACAGTGGTCAGAAGGAGTTCGTAGGAAGCAAAACCAAAGCAGATGATATAATGCATTCCTTGATTCGTATAATTGCTGCAGCAGTAACCATCATAGTGGTTGCAATTCCAGAAGGTTTGCCATTGGCTGTCACGCTAACCTTGGCATATTCTATGAGAAGAATGATGCTTGATAATGCAATGGTCCGTAAGCTATCTGCATGTGAGACAATGGGATCAGCAACTACCATATGCACAGACAAAACTGGCACTCTCACCTTAAACCAGATGCAG GTAACTGAATTTTGGTTAGGAACAGAAATGATTACAATGATGACATCACAGATAGCACCTGAAGTTCTTGAATTGCTACAAGGGGCTGCTGGCTTGAATACTACTGGTGATGTTTATACAACACCTTCTGGTCCTCCAGAGATCTCTGGTGGCCCAACTGAGAAAGCGATTCTATCTTGGGCCATGACCAGTTTACTAGTCAACTTTGATGAATTAAAGCAAGAGTATCAGATCCTCCACGTTGAAGTTTTCAAttcacaaaagaaaagaagtgggGTAATGGTGGCAAAAAAGAATACGGGAAAAGTTCATGCACATTGGAAAGGTGCTGCTGAGATGATTCTAGCTATGTGCTCCACTTATTATGTCAAAAGTGGAAGAGTTTCACCTATAGatcatgaagaaagaaaagaacttGAGTTGAGAATTAAATATATGGCAAGCAAGAGCTTGCGATGTATTGCATTTGCTTACAAAGAAAGCAATGCAGAAAGTcaaattcttgaagaaactGAACTAACCTTACTGGGTCTGGTGGGTCTAAAGGACCCATGTCGGCCTGGTGTTAAAGAGGCAGTAGAATCTTGCAGGGCTGCTGGTGTTAGCATCAAAATGATTACTGGGGACAATGTGTTTACAGCCAAAGCAATAGCTTTTGAATGTGGAATACTCCAACCAGGTGAAGACATGAATATTGCAGTTATTGAAGGACCGGCATTCAGGAATTATTCACAAGAAGAGAGAATGGAGATTGTTGAAAAAATACGAGTGATGGCAAGGTCTTCACCGTTTGACAAGCTTTTGATGGTTGAATGCTTGAAGCAGAAAGGCCACGTTGTAGCAGTAACAGGCGATGGAACAAATGATGCTCCTGCACTAAAAGCAGCAGATGTTGGACTTTCCATGGGGATCCAAGGCACAGAAGTCGCAAAGGAGAGCTCCGATATAGTTATCTTGGACGACAATTTCAATACAGTGGTCACGGTCTTGAAGTGGGGTAGGTGCGTGTATAACAACATTCAAAAGTTTATTCAGTTTCAGCTCACAGTAAATGTTGCTGCCCTTGTTATCAACTTTGTCGCTGCTGCTTCATCTGGAGAAGTACCACTGACAGCAGTCCAACTTCTGTGGGTGAATCTCATAATGGATACTCTGGGGGCCTTAGCTTTGGCAACTGAGCGACCCAGTAGTGATCTAATGAACAAGCAACCAGTTGGACGAACTGAACCTCTGATAACTGGTGTGATGTGGAGGAATCTCCTTGCTCAAGCCTTGTACCAAGTAACAGTGCTATTGATCCTGCAGTTCAAAGGAAGTGCCATCTTTCATGTGAATAAGAAGGTAAAAGACACCTTGATCTTCAATACTTTCGTCCTCTGTCAAGTCTTCAATGAGTTCAATGCAAggaacttggagaagaaaaacatATTCCATGGAATACTGAAGAACAGACTGTTTGTTGGGATAGTGGGAATGACAATATTTCTCCAGGTAATTATGGTTGAATTCCTGAGGAGGTTTGCTGATACTGAAAGGCTGAACTGGACGCAATGGGCTGCATGCATCGGGATTTCGTCATTGTCATGGCCTATTGGTTGGATTATAAAGTGTGTTCCTGTATCCAAAACAAATGAAAACTTCAACACCTAA